The following coding sequences lie in one Candidatus Dormiibacterota bacterium genomic window:
- the groES gene encoding co-chaperone GroES yields the protein MNLKPLGDRVVIEHVEQNEKSTGGIFLPDTAKEKPQEGMVRAVGTGRVLDNGTTLPMSVQVGDRVIYSKYSGSEIKIDGKELLIVSEKDVLAIVDKVPAHA from the coding sequence GTGAATCTCAAGCCTTTGGGCGATCGCGTGGTCATCGAGCACGTCGAACAGAATGAGAAGAGCACCGGTGGTATCTTCCTTCCCGACACTGCTAAAGAAAAGCCGCAAGAGGGCATGGTTCGTGCGGTTGGCACCGGCCGCGTGCTCGACAACGGCACGACGCTTCCGATGAGCGTCCAGGTCGGCGATCGCGTCATTTATTCCAAGTATTCCGGTAGCGAGATCAAGATCGACGGCAAAGAGCTGCTGATCGTGTCTGAAAAAGACGTCCTCGCCATCGTTGACAAAGTCCCGGCTCACGCTTAA
- the groL gene encoding chaperonin GroEL (60 kDa chaperone family; promotes refolding of misfolded polypeptides especially under stressful conditions; forms two stacked rings of heptamers to form a barrel-shaped 14mer; ends can be capped by GroES; misfolded proteins enter the barrel where they are refolded when GroES binds): MAAKQLIFDENARRALERGANMLADAVKVTLGPKGRNVVLDKKFGSPTITNDGVTIAKEIELPDVFENMGAQLVKEVASKTNDIAGDGTTTATVLAQAIIREGLRNVTAGSNPLLIKRGIEKAVEVAVGEMESFKQIVDTKEKIAQVASISANDKEIGHLISEAMEKVGKDGVITVEESRTLKTEVETKDGMQFDKGYISPYMSTDSERMESILDNPFILVTERKITAIADILPLLEKVVQVQKPLLIIAEDVEGEALATLVVNKLRGTFTSVAVKAPGFGDRRKEMLKDIAALTGATVISEELGLKLDKVTPDQLGTAKRVTVTKEETTIVDGGGKQEEIKGRIEMIKRQVEETDSDFDREKLQERLAKLSGGVAVIQVGAATETELKEKKHRIEDALSATRAAVQEGMIPGGGSSLVHAIKAIEKYIATAPKTNGHGATWVDEKIGLDIIKKALEEPLRQIAYNAGFEGSVEVNNIKLKNAPLGFDAMTGDVVDMFKAGIVEPFKVTRSALQNAASIGALVLTTETLIADKPEPKKDGGGAGGGMPGGMGGYDMM; the protein is encoded by the coding sequence ATGGCTGCAAAGCAACTCATATTTGACGAAAATGCGCGTCGCGCGCTCGAGCGCGGCGCGAACATGCTCGCCGACGCCGTGAAGGTGACGCTCGGCCCCAAGGGTCGTAACGTCGTCCTCGACAAGAAATTCGGCTCGCCGACGATCACCAACGACGGCGTCACCATCGCCAAAGAAATCGAACTGCCCGACGTGTTCGAAAACATGGGCGCGCAGCTGGTTAAGGAAGTCGCTTCCAAGACCAACGATATCGCCGGCGACGGCACCACCACCGCAACGGTGCTCGCTCAGGCGATCATCCGCGAAGGCCTCCGCAACGTGACCGCCGGCAGCAACCCGCTGCTCATCAAGCGCGGCATCGAGAAGGCCGTCGAAGTCGCGGTCGGCGAGATGGAATCGTTCAAGCAGATCGTCGACACCAAAGAGAAGATCGCTCAGGTCGCATCGATCTCGGCGAACGATAAGGAAATCGGCCACCTGATCTCCGAAGCGATGGAGAAGGTCGGCAAAGACGGCGTCATTACCGTCGAAGAATCGCGTACGCTCAAGACCGAAGTCGAAACCAAAGACGGCATGCAGTTCGATAAGGGCTACATCTCGCCGTACATGTCGACCGACAGCGAGCGCATGGAATCGATTCTGGACAACCCCTTCATTCTCGTGACGGAGCGTAAGATCACGGCAATTGCCGACATTCTTCCGCTGCTCGAGAAGGTCGTTCAGGTTCAGAAGCCGTTGCTCATTATCGCCGAAGATGTCGAAGGTGAAGCGCTTGCGACGCTGGTCGTCAACAAGCTGCGCGGCACGTTCACGTCGGTTGCGGTCAAGGCGCCGGGCTTCGGCGACCGCCGCAAAGAGATGCTCAAGGATATCGCCGCGCTCACCGGCGCGACCGTGATTTCCGAAGAGCTCGGCCTCAAGCTCGACAAGGTGACTCCGGACCAGCTCGGCACCGCCAAGCGCGTCACGGTTACCAAGGAAGAGACGACCATCGTTGACGGTGGCGGCAAGCAAGAAGAGATCAAGGGCCGCATCGAGATGATCAAGCGTCAGGTCGAAGAGACCGACTCCGATTTCGATCGCGAGAAGCTGCAAGAGCGTCTTGCCAAGCTCTCCGGTGGCGTGGCCGTCATTCAAGTCGGCGCCGCAACCGAGACCGAACTCAAAGAGAAGAAGCACCGCATCGAAGACGCCCTTTCGGCGACGCGCGCTGCCGTGCAAGAAGGCATGATCCCGGGCGGCGGTTCGTCCCTCGTCCACGCGATCAAGGCGATCGAGAAGTACATCGCGACTGCACCGAAGACCAACGGTCACGGCGCAACCTGGGTGGACGAGAAGATCGGCCTGGACATCATCAAGAAGGCGCTCGAAGAGCCGCTTCGTCAGATCGCGTACAACGCGGGCTTTGAAGGCTCGGTTGAGGTCAACAACATCAAGCTGAAGAACGCTCCGCTGGGCTTCGACGCGATGACGGGCGACGTCGTCGACATGTTCAAAGCCGGTATCGTGGAACCGTTCAAAGTCACGCGCTCGGCGCTGCAGAACGCAGCCTCGATCGGAGCCCTCGTCCTCACGACGGAAACGCTTATCGCCGATAAGCCGGAACCGAAGAAGGACGGCGGCGGTGCCGGCGGCGGAATGCCGGGCGGCATGGGCGGCTACGACATGATGTAG